Within Acyrthosiphon pisum isolate AL4f unplaced genomic scaffold, pea_aphid_22Mar2018_4r6ur Scaffold_11162;HRSCAF=11777, whole genome shotgun sequence, the genomic segment caaacaTTTGTGATGAATGCactaacaaaaatgaaatacgACATTTCTGGCATTAATTCAAAGACAAACGCTAcacatattcatttaaattcttTTGTAACACATTTTGGGAATTCCAGTATTCAAGAACAGCTGAACAATAATCAAATAGGCCAAACTTCAGACTATTGCAATTTATTTCCCATTCAAACTGAAGAAGATCTTCAGGCTGCAGAGAGTAGAATTCTTGA encodes:
- the LOC107885743 gene encoding uncharacterized protein LOC107885743, translating into MFSSAKTINTADKLMPNCDFQTFVMNALTKMKYDISGINSKTNATHIHLNSFVTHFGNSSIQEQLNNNQIGQTSDYCNLFPIQTEEDLQAAESRILDKNVRFNLVLQLSLLVGIKGVG